CCATGCTAGCTCCTCATCTTTGCTTCTCATTTTAAAATCCGCCGTTCGGAGATTCGATTCCATTTCAGCTATCGTATTATGGCACAGCGTATTGCGTAGTATTTCCTCATGACTGAGATGATGTTCACTGGTTTTCGAGTTGATATAATCTAAAAGATTATTTTCGGCATTGCCATCTTCGGAACTGCTCGATTCATTGTTATCCATTTGGAGCACATGGGCAAACTTATTTACTCGGAGGTACATCTCTTGATACggaatgtgtgtgttgtacGCAACCATCTGGATGTGCTTGACtgttggtttaatttttttcgtGACCAACCTAATCTTTTGATTCGTTAAAAGCTGTCTTTTCAGAGGCATTGGATTAACAAACGGTGCCGTCATACGTTTGCTGTGATCTGTTGCCATGTACTCCGGAATATACACGTGTTGCCGCTCGGTATCGTCCATTTTTAGTATTTCTGCGAAATATGTACGTTGTGGTTCCAAGCTATGATCGAATTCGATATGCTTTCTCGATTGTCCTCCATTAAGGCTTGACTGTTTCTGTGTTACCGATGATATGATGGTGtgtaaatttttaaataatcgcTCTTGGGCAGGAGTATGGCTTGGTCCAGTTAGACCAGCTTGATAACCAGTCGTATTATCATCGTCTGAAACGGCACGAGACTCAAAAAAGCTTAGAAATATATCGTTATCAATGGGACGATTAACCGTCGATTGACTGCGGGAATGACTTGTTGGGTAGTGCAACTGTTCCAGTATGACACGTCGCATGGTCACGTATCGTTGCCACTCATGCCATACGAAAAGTTTTGGAATTTTGCTAGATGCTCCAATTCGTTCGTTGAGCTTTTCGTTGGTTAAATCTAATTTTGTTTCGATCACACcatccaaaccaaacaacagtTTCATAATAAACAATATAAACTTCATAGCGTGCAGTTCGTACTTCGGAAAGTAGGCATTTGCAGCAGGGGGCTTAATGTCTGGCGCAATTGCAATCACTTTGGAAATGTAAGGTACTAAATCTAGTGGGAGCGCCAGTTCACTTAAAAATCGGTAGCAAATCGAAGATAAATCTGGATGGATTGGCGTTATTCCAAGATCTGTTGCTATCAGCGACATGGCTTCTCTGTACTGCACGAACCCATGGTAAGAAGACGACAGATATGATAATGTTTCAGAATAACAATCTGGGTCTAGACCCTCAGGCAAATATTGGCGTAAGTCATGAAATGGAAGATGTCCTTCTTCTATCCATCGTATGAGATCTACTGCATGTATTGAGCTGCGTACTTGATTCAAACCAAGACTTAGTATGGcgattaaaattgatttccgTTGCATGAATGACCAGTTGTCTGGCTCTTTAGCCCTGCGACCTTTTACATCCAAATGGGGAAAGGTATGGCAATCCACATTCGCAGGTGTTTCTTGCTCATGCCGCTGTACGCAGTCCTCATCGAGCTGTAATTCTTCCAGCAGTCGCTTCCGCGTTCGACGGTTGAATTGAAAATCCAATGGGGTTTGAACTGAATTAGAACTCCGCATCGATGTGGATAAGTTACTCAACGTAGATTCTAAGTCCGAATGTTGACTTTGTGTAAATGCATCTTGTTCAGCTTTTAACATATCTAGAGTTTGCTTTCGCCTACGCTTCAAGGAAATTTCCCCCGATTTCTCGTTTCTTCGTCTGGGTCGCTTGGGAACGCTTCGGTTGAACATTACTTTTAAATCCCTGAAACGAAAGATGAAACAGTTATAGACAGTGCATGTGTTCTTCCATTATCCATTGGTTGTAACGAACACTTTGAGATTTCGCAATGTTAAGCGCGGCCGCTTGCGTTGTCTTTTGTGGAAGAAAGCTATCTCGGCATTATTTAGATAGGCACACCAAATCTGTAAAACTGTCATTTTTAGCTCTTCCGGAGCACCCAACTCAACCAATCGTGCCGTAAGGCCGTGAAGGAAATAATTCATTTGTTCCCAACTTGATATTTTGTTTCCCTGGCGAGCTTCTGTTCGCGTCGTTGTATGGCAGCCGACATCTATATCATCATCCACAATTTCACGTTTGCTATACAGTTTTGTGCCACACTCTGTACAGTAGTAGAAACCATTTTCTAATGTAAAATCCTCAAGCCCGCACACTTCACATGTGTCGTTTGCTGTATCCATTTTAAAACACACTGTACAAAAGCACTACAATCTATGAATGCACAGTTGAACTTAAAATCTGAGGCTCGGCTCGAAATCCGTATGCTTTGCTAAAACACATGTttgctaaacaaaacaattcggTAGAAATAAAGCATGCCCATCGTAGCAGGTGACGTTTCCTAGACGTCTGACgtctgctttttttgttgctttttgtcATTCATTTCGCATAGTGGTTGTTCTCACTATTCCATCGGACtgttatttattgatttaaattttaaatttgaaaagggtgcgaaaataaattacagtCCCTTCTCGAGCTACACGCCACCCGAATTATGCTAATTCGAGATATGAGAATCTATATATTTCGACAATTCTCGTAATTTTGTAAGCGGAATTGAAATTTTCGTTTGTcgaatttcaaaattttcctaaaatacgttacattttaaCATTAATTGTGCACAATTTGTCGAAACTAACTCACTCATATCGTTTATTAGTGTTCTTTCTAtcgtgaaaagaagaaagcaatccctgaatactaaatataacCAATATCATAAagggaattcgagttacgcgaatttcactggcacgcattattcgcggAACTTGGGTAAAGGCTGTAATATATTTACATCTTGCTTTCCAgatgtttgtgtatttttcacGCATATGAGAAACTATCTAAAAATTGCGCGCGAAAAAGATAGTCTCATGTTTGGCTCATTTGTGGGTACAACAGCAGTATCGTTGAGTCCATGCAGTGtataaaaggaaaaggaaaggtaGACAGGAAAGAAGGAAGAACGAAGAAGGGGTTGTTCTCTCCAAAAAAGCTCTCTCGCGATAGCGGTGATGGAAGCGGTCTCGCACAACGACCGCGCTTCCACCACAACTGTTTTCGGAGATAAATAGAAACgcactatttttattttatttgatgcaCATTTTTTAGTACATCAATTGTactgtttgtctttttttttaccataacaacaaaattgccataacaacaaacacacactcttcACTGTACTTTATAACTGCTCTTCTGAACGGTTGCTTGGGCTGATCACGTGTAGAAtttctgttttcttcattCCAACATTCAGACGTCCTGGCAGTAGCAGTTGCTTACCATCTTATATGAGTATCCTTTGTTAATCATGGAATAATCCGCACGCGCACTTCTCAAAGAACGCAACAGCCTCAGAAGATCGAGAAGGCACAAGAAGCAGTGCGATGTACGAAAGGGATAAGAATTTTTATCCTTATCGAGAGCCGGTCAGGTTGTGGAGTCAGCCAGTGTGAAAGGCAGTGAAACTGGTAGTTGCGGGGGACTGGAACATCCGAAAGGGCGGAATGTGTGACAGGGATGGGAATCAAATCTCAGAGAGAGCGACGAGCTTGTCGGTTCTGGCGGCGTGCAACGTTGTGAAATTGGAAGTAGCGGGGTATAAATGGTTTCCTGGACCATTCCTTCTAAGCTTGGTTTAGTACAATTTCCAACCCTGTGAGGAACACATTTATACCGACCTTTCTCGTGAGTGTGAAaaatttgttcgtttattGTACAAATGGTGCCATGTTATAGTAACAGTTTAACAAGCGTTTAAGTGTAGTAACACTCGTATATGTAgattcaaaccaaaacaaataatataaaatatagcTTTTGTTTCTTGCATAAACTATTCGTTCGAAAAAGTTTTACAAGAATTAATCCGTAGGATTCTTACCTTAGAACAGTGGTGAATCTGTTAAGATTATCGGTGAGCTCCGTGTGCTTAGCCGGATGATGGTAATGAAAGCACACAAACGCAAAAGTAAtgggtaaaacaaaacagcgtaTTTGACACAGAAACGAGTGAGACTCACCCGAGGTAGTGAGTGAAAGTGTGGAAGAATCATGCGAAACTTTCTCTTTCTTGGgaattttgtgtgtatttcaGTGAGGCAGTCGTGAAAGGCGAAATAGGACTCAGCGAATGTTTGCTTACTCGCACCTCCATTTCCACTTCCGTCGTAGGCTGCTGTGTGTAAGTTGCTCCCGAATGTGTTATAATAGCCACTACCTTCCTTCCCTTTGGCAATTATTTGACCTACCCAGCCTAAGGACATGCCCGTTGGTAGCTACCAACATTTGTCGATGCTGGCCTCGAAGCCGAACGTGAGTTGGAGTGCATGGTCATCGAAGAAAAGTGCTCCCTCTCTCATCTTTGCAGATCAACCATTGGCATGGGTACTGCCCGTACATCCTGTTTCGCGCTAGTCTAACAAATTAAAACTATATCCACGGTGTGTTACGTGACTTGTGTACGTTGGTTTACCCTTTTTGTA
The Anopheles moucheti chromosome 2, idAnoMoucSN_F20_07, whole genome shotgun sequence genome window above contains:
- the LOC128310468 gene encoding TATA box-binding protein-associated factor RNA polymerase I subunit B; the protein is MDTANDTCEVCGLEDFTLENGFYYCTECGTKLYSKREIVDDDIDVGCHTTTRTEARQGNKISSWEQMNYFLHGLTARLVELGAPEELKMTVLQIWCAYLNNAEIAFFHKRQRKRPRLTLRNLKVDLKVMFNRSVPKRPRRRNEKSGEISLKRRRKQTLDMLKAEQDAFTQSQHSDLESTLSNLSTSMRSSNSVQTPLDFQFNRRTRKRLLEELQLDEDCVQRHEQETPANVDCHTFPHLDVKGRRAKEPDNWSFMQRKSILIAILSLGLNQVRSSIHAVDLIRWIEEGHLPFHDLRQYLPEGLDPDCYSETLSYLSSSYHGFVQYREAMSLIATDLGITPIHPDLSSICYRFLSELALPLDLVPYISKVIAIAPDIKPPAANAYFPKYELHAMKFILFIMKLLFGLDGVIETKLDLTNEKLNERIGASSKIPKLFVWHEWQRYVTMRRVILEQLHYPTSHSRSQSTVNRPIDNDIFLSFFESRAVSDDDNTTGYQAGLTGPSHTPAQERLFKNLHTIISSVTQKQSSLNGGQSRKHIEFDHSLEPQRTYFAEILKMDDTERQHVYIPEYMATDHSKRMTAPFVNPMPLKRQLLTNQKIRLVTKKIKPTVKHIQMVAYNTHIPYQEMYLRVNKFAHVLQMDNNESSSSEDGNAENNLLDYINSKTSEHHLSHEEILRNTLCHNTIAEMESNLRTADFKMRSKDEELAWLKELKGEVNPFKDNPTVKELLPDEQLCSETVKIALPNYYYWVKNGKLTYISLSVFEQDYFSTFPASFQFLLREAAYVTRCSMMDLYAELNELEKHIFKIYDRIK